The Microbacterium sp. KUDC0406 genome includes a window with the following:
- a CDS encoding pyridoxine/pyridoxamine 5'-phosphate oxidase: MTRSIRYLLRAVPALTGSAPPFDPRAVPDDPVTLFLTWFDEALAAGVVEPHAMTLSTVDAEGRPDARTLILKDVDRLGWAFASPRSSAKGHQLAVHPSAALSFWWPSQVRAVRVRGPVLQGTEAESAADLAARSAAARDGVTEGDWALWRVVPERIEFWQGSADRRHLRLVYERQGDGWSHAVLSGEPREDAG, encoded by the coding sequence ATGACGAGATCCATCCGCTACCTGCTGCGTGCTGTGCCCGCGCTCACCGGATCGGCGCCGCCGTTCGATCCGCGTGCGGTGCCCGACGACCCTGTGACGCTCTTCCTCACCTGGTTCGACGAGGCGCTGGCGGCCGGCGTCGTGGAGCCGCACGCGATGACTCTGTCGACCGTCGACGCCGAGGGGCGGCCGGATGCTCGCACCCTGATCCTCAAGGACGTCGACAGGCTGGGCTGGGCCTTCGCCAGCCCCCGCTCCTCGGCGAAGGGGCATCAGCTCGCCGTACATCCGTCCGCTGCACTGAGCTTCTGGTGGCCGTCTCAGGTGCGCGCGGTGCGCGTGCGCGGGCCTGTCCTGCAGGGAACCGAGGCCGAGTCCGCCGCGGACCTCGCCGCGCGGTCGGCCGCGGCGCGGGATGGCGTGACGGAGGGCGATTGGGCGCTCTGGCGCGTCGTGCCCGAGCGGATCGAGTTCTGGCAGGGATCGGCGGACCGTCGTCACCTGCGGCTGGTGTACGAGCGGCAGGGCGACGGATGGTCGCACGCCGTGCTGAGCGGTGAACCGAGAGAGGATGCAGGATGA
- a CDS encoding SPOR domain-containing protein, protein MPEGDDKYWYNLTTKQVEHGMVSTSYDRVGPFDTAAEAARAPQVMTERSNKWAEEEAAENGWD, encoded by the coding sequence ATGCCCGAAGGCGACGACAAGTACTGGTACAACCTCACGACCAAGCAGGTCGAGCACGGTATGGTCTCGACGTCGTACGACCGCGTGGGTCCGTTCGACACGGCCGCTGAGGCTGCTCGTGCGCCGCAGGTCATGACGGAGCGCTCCAACAAGTGGGCCGAGGAGGAAGCGGCCGAGAACGGCTGGGACTGA
- a CDS encoding LLM class F420-dependent oxidoreductase — MTAEHRPVRIGVQIQPQHATYEKFRDTAAALEVLGVDVLFNWDHFFPLRGEPNGLHFESWTMLAALAEQTSRVEIGALVNCNSYRNANLQADMARTIDHISAKGGQGRFIFGTGSGWFERDYDEYGYEFGTAGSRLDALARDLPVIEDRWARLNPPPTRRIPVLIGGGGEKKTLRIVAQHADIWHSFSDAATLERKLGILAEHGRAVGRDTTQIEISTEIGNRSLDEVEQQYALGASLFTVGISGPDYDISRVKDWLAWRDEKNR; from the coding sequence ATGACAGCTGAACACCGTCCCGTGCGCATCGGCGTGCAGATCCAGCCGCAGCACGCCACCTACGAGAAGTTCCGCGACACAGCGGCCGCGCTCGAAGTCCTCGGCGTCGACGTGCTGTTCAACTGGGACCACTTCTTCCCGCTCCGCGGCGAGCCGAACGGTCTGCACTTCGAATCGTGGACGATGCTGGCGGCGCTGGCCGAGCAGACCAGCCGCGTCGAGATCGGCGCCCTGGTGAACTGCAACAGCTACCGGAACGCGAACCTGCAGGCCGACATGGCCCGCACGATCGACCACATCAGCGCGAAGGGCGGTCAGGGGCGATTCATCTTCGGCACCGGATCGGGATGGTTCGAGCGGGACTACGACGAGTACGGCTACGAGTTCGGCACCGCGGGTAGTCGCCTGGACGCCCTCGCCCGCGACCTTCCGGTGATCGAGGACAGATGGGCCAGGCTCAATCCTCCGCCCACCAGGCGCATCCCCGTCCTCATCGGCGGCGGCGGCGAGAAGAAGACGCTGCGGATCGTCGCGCAGCACGCCGACATCTGGCACTCGTTCAGCGATGCGGCCACTCTGGAGCGGAAACTCGGCATCCTGGCTGAGCACGGCCGTGCCGTCGGTCGCGACACGACTCAGATCGAGATCTCCACCGAGATCGGCAACCGCAGTCTCGACGAAGTCGAGCAGCAGTACGCCCTCGGGGCGAGCCTCTTCACCGTCGGCATCTCCGGGCCGGACTACGACATCAGTCGTGTGAAGGACTGGCTCGCGTGGCGCGACGAGAAGAACCGCTGA
- the glnA gene encoding type I glutamate--ammonia ligase yields the protein MFSEPSELLAYIKENDVKFLDIRFTDLPGVQQHFNIPASTVDEDFFRDGQLFDGSSIRGFASIHESDMQLIPDVTTAYIDPFREASTIVMVFDIYNPRTGEIYSKDPRQVAKKAEKYLASTGIADTAYFAPEAEFYIFDEVRYSVTSGESFYKVDSEEAAWNSGREEEGGNLGNKTPFKGGYFPVSPVDKTADLRDDITLRLIDAGFHLERSHHEVGTAGQQEINYRFDTMVHAADDILKFKYIVKNTAEEWGKTVTFMPKPLFGDNGSGMHTHQSLWLEGKPLFFDENGYGQLSDTARWYIGGLLKHAHAVLAFTNPTLNSYHRLVKHFEAPVNLAYSAGNRSAAIRIPLTGSNPKAKRIEFRVPDASGNPYLAFAAQLMAGLDGIRNRIEPMEPIDKDLYELPPEEAKNIPQVPNSLLDSLEALRADHDFLLEGGVFTQELIDTWIDYKYNNEILPMAQRPHPYEFELYYGV from the coding sequence ATGTTCAGTGAACCGTCCGAGCTGCTCGCGTACATCAAGGAGAACGACGTCAAGTTCCTTGACATCCGCTTCACCGACCTGCCCGGTGTGCAGCAGCACTTCAACATCCCGGCCTCCACGGTCGACGAGGACTTCTTCCGGGACGGACAGCTCTTCGACGGCTCCTCGATCCGCGGCTTCGCCTCGATCCACGAGTCCGACATGCAGCTCATCCCCGACGTGACGACCGCGTACATCGATCCGTTCCGCGAGGCGAGCACCATCGTCATGGTGTTCGACATCTACAACCCGCGCACCGGCGAGATCTACAGCAAGGACCCGCGTCAGGTCGCGAAGAAGGCCGAGAAGTATCTGGCTTCCACGGGGATCGCCGACACCGCCTACTTCGCCCCCGAGGCCGAGTTCTACATCTTCGACGAGGTGCGCTACTCGGTCACCTCGGGCGAGAGCTTCTACAAGGTCGACTCCGAGGAGGCCGCGTGGAACTCCGGCCGCGAGGAAGAGGGCGGCAACCTCGGCAACAAGACACCCTTCAAGGGCGGCTACTTCCCGGTCTCCCCCGTGGACAAGACCGCCGACCTGCGCGACGACATCACGCTGCGCCTGATCGACGCGGGCTTCCACCTGGAGCGCTCGCACCACGAGGTGGGCACCGCAGGTCAGCAGGAGATCAACTACCGCTTCGACACCATGGTGCACGCGGCCGACGACATCCTGAAGTTCAAGTACATCGTCAAGAACACCGCCGAGGAGTGGGGCAAGACCGTCACGTTCATGCCGAAGCCGCTGTTCGGCGACAACGGCTCGGGCATGCACACGCACCAGTCGCTCTGGCTGGAGGGCAAGCCGCTGTTCTTCGACGAGAACGGCTACGGCCAGCTCAGCGACACGGCGCGCTGGTACATCGGCGGTCTGCTCAAGCACGCGCATGCCGTGCTCGCCTTCACCAACCCGACCCTGAACAGCTACCACCGTCTGGTGAAGCATTTCGAGGCGCCGGTGAACCTGGCCTACTCCGCCGGCAACCGCTCCGCCGCGATCCGCATCCCGCTGACCGGTTCGAACCCGAAGGCCAAGCGCATCGAATTCCGCGTTCCGGATGCCTCAGGCAACCCGTACCTCGCGTTCGCCGCGCAGCTGATGGCCGGCCTGGACGGCATCCGCAACCGCATCGAGCCGATGGAGCCGATCGACAAGGACCTCTACGAGCTGCCGCCGGAGGAGGCCAAGAACATCCCGCAGGTGCCGAACTCGCTGCTGGACTCGCTCGAGGCGCTCCGCGCCGACCACGACTTCCTGCTCGAGGGCGGCGTGTTCACCCAGGAGCTCATCGACACCTGGATCGACTACAAGTACAACAACGAGATCCTGCCGATGGCCCAGCGCCCGCACCCGTACGAGTTCGAGCTCTACTACGGCGTCTGA
- the ppgK gene encoding polyphosphate--glucose phosphotransferase yields MAQAIGVDIGGTGIKAGIVNLSHGTLDSDRIRVPTPKGASPADVLGAVKEVLDTLGVADSDLPLGVAFPAIVKYGKTLSAANVSDDWIGFEAEKFFEDGLGRDIHFVNDADAAGVAEARHGAARDAQGLTILATLGTGIGSAFLYDGVLVPNTELGHLLYDGTSVDTASIEKWTAYSAMERENLSWEDWSARLQVFFRHVEFLFSPDLFVVGGGVSKHPEKFIPLLELNTPIVPAIHRNSSGIIGAASLAAD; encoded by the coding sequence ATGGCACAAGCGATCGGCGTCGACATCGGCGGCACAGGCATCAAGGCGGGAATCGTCAACCTCTCGCACGGAACACTCGACTCCGACCGCATTCGGGTCCCCACGCCGAAGGGCGCCTCCCCGGCCGACGTGCTGGGCGCCGTCAAGGAGGTGCTCGACACCCTCGGCGTCGCCGACTCGGACCTGCCGCTCGGCGTCGCCTTCCCGGCGATCGTCAAGTACGGCAAGACGCTGTCCGCCGCGAATGTCTCGGACGACTGGATCGGGTTCGAGGCCGAGAAGTTCTTCGAGGACGGCCTCGGGCGAGACATCCACTTCGTGAACGACGCGGATGCCGCCGGCGTCGCCGAGGCGCGCCATGGCGCCGCCCGCGACGCACAGGGGCTCACGATCCTCGCGACGCTCGGAACCGGCATCGGCTCGGCGTTCCTCTACGACGGCGTGCTCGTCCCCAACACCGAGCTCGGCCACCTGCTGTACGACGGCACCTCGGTGGACACGGCCTCGATCGAGAAGTGGACGGCGTACTCCGCGATGGAGCGCGAGAACCTCTCCTGGGAGGACTGGTCGGCCAGGCTGCAGGTGTTCTTCCGTCATGTCGAGTTCCTGTTCAGCCCCGACCTGTTCGTCGTCGGCGGCGGCGTCTCGAAGCACCCGGAGAAGTTCATCCCGCTGCTGGAGCTGAACACGCCGATCGTGCCGGCGATCCACCGCAACTCGTCAGGCATCATCGGCGCGGCATCTCTCGCCGCCGACTGA
- a CDS encoding RDD family protein, whose translation MPQTGHGSIARVGRRIGALLIDYAAATIIAVGFLGYDQFQLPAEAGWRQFAPMMVFAVLQIVFIPTAGGSPGHRILGMRVMRLGGGWPGFWRPIVRTVLLVLVIPAVIWDADQRGLHDKASGLVLIRT comes from the coding sequence ATGCCGCAGACGGGGCATGGCAGCATCGCTCGCGTCGGACGACGGATCGGGGCGCTGCTGATCGACTATGCGGCCGCGACGATCATCGCCGTCGGCTTCCTCGGTTACGACCAGTTCCAGCTGCCGGCCGAGGCCGGATGGCGCCAGTTCGCGCCGATGATGGTGTTCGCCGTGCTGCAGATCGTCTTCATCCCGACCGCGGGCGGGAGCCCGGGGCACCGCATCCTCGGCATGCGCGTGATGCGGCTGGGCGGCGGCTGGCCGGGCTTCTGGCGCCCGATCGTCCGCACCGTGCTGCTCGTCCTGGTCATCCCTGCGGTGATCTGGGATGCGGATCAGCGCGGTCTGCACGACAAGGCATCCGGCCTGGTTCTCATCCGCACCTGA
- a CDS encoding RimK family alpha-L-glutamate ligase — protein MKIAVLSRAPQSYSTQRLRAAAQQRGHNVKVLNTLRFAIDLTAETPDLFYRGRQLSDYDAILPRIGNSITYFGTAVVRQFEQMDVYTPNTANGISSARDKLRANQILSRHNIAMPATAFVRNRADVRPAIERVGGAPVVIKLLEGTQGIGVILAPQVKVAEAIIETLHSTKQNVLIQKFIAESRGRDIRALVVGGRVVAAMRRVADGDEFRSNVHRGGRVEPVTLDPVYEQTAVRAAQIMGLRVAGVDMLEGDDGPLVMEVNSSPGLQGIEAATKLDVAGAIIDYISEQVAFPDIDVRQRLSVSTGYGVAELVMHSGAEQVGKPLGDLGLWDRDITVLTLHRGVNVIPNPRKHVVLEAEDRLLCFGRLDEMRSMIPERPRRRAKVRRLPKQPLGE, from the coding sequence TTGAAGATCGCCGTCCTCTCCCGTGCGCCGCAGTCGTACTCCACCCAGCGTCTTCGCGCGGCTGCGCAGCAGCGCGGACACAACGTCAAGGTGCTCAACACCCTGCGTTTCGCCATCGACCTCACGGCGGAGACGCCCGACCTGTTCTACCGGGGTCGACAGCTCAGCGACTACGACGCGATCCTTCCGCGCATCGGGAATTCGATCACTTATTTCGGCACCGCCGTGGTGCGCCAGTTCGAGCAGATGGACGTGTACACGCCGAACACGGCGAACGGCATCTCCAGCGCCCGGGACAAGCTGCGCGCCAACCAGATCCTCTCCCGGCACAACATCGCCATGCCGGCGACGGCGTTCGTGCGCAATCGTGCCGACGTGCGTCCGGCGATCGAGCGGGTCGGCGGTGCGCCGGTGGTCATCAAGCTGCTGGAGGGCACCCAGGGCATCGGCGTGATCCTCGCGCCGCAGGTGAAGGTGGCCGAGGCGATCATCGAGACGCTGCACTCGACCAAGCAGAACGTGCTGATCCAGAAGTTCATCGCGGAGTCGCGCGGGCGCGACATCCGCGCCTTGGTGGTGGGCGGACGCGTGGTCGCTGCCATGCGCCGCGTCGCCGACGGCGACGAGTTCCGCTCCAACGTGCACCGCGGCGGGCGGGTGGAGCCGGTCACCCTCGATCCCGTGTACGAGCAGACCGCTGTGCGCGCCGCGCAGATCATGGGCCTGCGGGTCGCCGGAGTCGACATGCTCGAGGGCGATGACGGCCCGCTGGTGATGGAGGTGAATTCATCACCCGGTCTGCAGGGCATCGAGGCGGCGACCAAGCTCGACGTCGCGGGTGCCATCATCGACTACATCTCCGAGCAGGTGGCCTTCCCGGACATCGACGTCCGGCAGCGGTTGAGCGTCTCCACCGGCTACGGCGTGGCCGAACTGGTGATGCACTCGGGGGCGGAGCAGGTCGGCAAGCCGCTCGGAGACCTCGGACTGTGGGATCGCGACATCACCGTACTCACCCTGCACCGCGGGGTGAACGTGATCCCGAATCCGCGCAAGCACGTCGTGCTGGAGGCGGAGGACCGGCTGCTGTGCTTCGGCAGGCTCGACGAGATGCGCTCCATGATCCCGGAGCGCCCCCGCCGGCGGGCGAAGGTGCGCCGCCTGCCCAAGCAGCCGCTCGGAGAGTGA
- a CDS encoding DUF4191 family protein — translation MSALAPSAAGLAGAEDEHRPAAVCHPPGTRKRAAAQLDQTTQQAADEGDALARRQRLLGGGSSSQEDPDALGAPRQQKIRPAGAADEIEWGRDMLRTAVRPDGIAGEAAGVRSDPHLIAVGDQLAGERALGAVQHPYPSMHACDQFVGGAVLGHAPITAQRRIALPPDSPSCGGIAPLPGLWTPSDGDCGAHATGRLVPMAKRDSAPEKRPGFFSQLKSLFRFTREIYGWLPWAQAAIVVGGVLIGLILGYLIPPGGVFAIILWGVTGLMLGLLGAMMLMTRLSTSAMYQKIDGMPGASGHVLSTSLGRNWQASDTPAGINPKTQEAVYRAVGRGGVVVVGEGARGRLTRLVNEERSKAQRVATGVPVTVLYVGHGEDEVQIKDLAKTIKKLPKKIDKATMAAVIKRIESVSQSVTSLPIPKGVDPMKARAQRPR, via the coding sequence ATGAGCGCACTCGCTCCCTCCGCCGCCGGTCTCGCCGGCGCCGAGGACGAACACCGGCCGGCCGCCGTCTGTCACCCACCAGGAACCCGGAAGCGGGCTGCCGCCCAGCTCGACCAGACCACGCAGCAGGCTGCCGACGAGGGTGACGCTCTCGCCCGTCGTCAGCGGCTGCTCGGCGGCGGCTCGTCTTCCCAGGAAGATCCCGATGCGCTCGGTGCACCACGGCAGCAGAAGATCCGTCCCGCCGGCGCGGCGGACGAGATCGAGTGGGGCCGCGACATGCTCCGCACCGCTGTACGTCCAGATGGGATCGCCGGCGAAGCCGCCGGCGTCCGCTCTGACCCGCACCTCATCGCCGTCGGCGACCAGCTCGCCGGCGAACGGGCCCTCGGTGCCGTCCAGCATCCGTATCCGTCGATGCACGCCTGCGACCAGTTCGTCGGAGGAGCTGTTCTCGGTCATGCCCCCATCACAGCGCAGCGCCGCATCGCTCTGCCGCCGGATTCCCCGTCCTGTGGAGGGATCGCGCCTCTCCCGGGGCTGTGGACGCCGAGTGACGGCGACTGCGGAGCCCACGCGACCGGTAGGCTGGTACCCATGGCAAAGCGTGATTCCGCACCCGAGAAGCGACCCGGGTTCTTCTCCCAGCTGAAGTCCCTGTTCCGCTTCACGCGCGAGATCTACGGCTGGCTCCCCTGGGCCCAGGCCGCGATCGTCGTCGGTGGCGTGCTGATCGGTCTGATCCTCGGCTACCTGATCCCGCCGGGAGGCGTGTTCGCGATCATCCTCTGGGGCGTCACCGGCCTGATGCTCGGTCTGCTCGGCGCGATGATGCTGATGACACGGCTTTCCACGAGCGCGATGTATCAGAAGATCGACGGCATGCCCGGTGCGAGCGGCCACGTGCTCTCCACCAGCCTCGGGCGCAACTGGCAGGCCTCCGACACTCCGGCCGGAATCAACCCCAAGACCCAGGAAGCCGTCTACCGTGCAGTCGGCCGTGGCGGCGTCGTCGTCGTCGGCGAGGGCGCCCGCGGACGTCTGACGCGCCTCGTGAACGAGGAGCGCTCCAAGGCCCAGCGCGTGGCGACCGGCGTTCCTGTCACTGTGCTCTACGTCGGGCACGGCGAGGATGAGGTGCAGATCAAGGATCTCGCGAAGACCATCAAGAAGCTGCCGAAGAAGATCGACAAGGCGACCATGGCCGCCGTGATCAAGCGCATCGAATCGGTCTCGCAGTCCGTCACATCGCTGCCGATCCCGAAGGGCGTCGATCCGATGAAGGCCCGCGCGCAGCGTCCGCGCTGA
- a CDS encoding bifunctional 3'-5' exonuclease/DNA polymerase, translating to MNRTDATSPRPAAVVLGRHTDGGCVLVLCDGAGEELGREVCVPDDLAAAVARWERTSPLWVVRTLRDAYPPLLAAGIRLRRAHDLLLCHAILRDTASLAEPLPASRRWIRAASAEPRPQALFEVDAGAAPDDEIDELLAEWARQRAALRRAPDARLDLLCRAESTGALVAEEMTAAGLPWDVAVHEGILEGALGPRPLTGARPAKMAQLAARVGEQLGERDVPIDSPPRLLRSLHRAGILVESTSRWELAEQEHPAVAPLLEYKKLARLHTANGWTWLREWVRDGRFRPIYLTGGVVTGRWASSGGGALQIPRSLRPAVRADAGWRFVLADVAQLEPRVLAAMSQDRAMADAARGADLYEGVVRSGAVSTRSEAKYAVLGAMYGATTGESGRLMPRLRKVFPRAMGLVDRAARTGEEGGVVSTLLGRSSPPPDGAWRDAQSRASDPAAGGVEERRARSRARDRGRFTRNFVVQGTAAEWSLLWLAEIRHRLSALPAAVSPAPASGPVFAGGAHLAFFLHDEVIVHCPAEQADAAAEAVQAAAVAATARLFPGFDIDIPLDLRIADDAGKDA from the coding sequence GTGAACCGAACGGATGCGACGAGTCCGCGGCCCGCGGCCGTCGTGCTCGGCCGGCACACCGACGGCGGGTGCGTGCTGGTCCTCTGCGACGGGGCCGGCGAAGAGCTGGGGCGCGAGGTCTGCGTGCCCGACGACCTGGCGGCCGCGGTCGCACGATGGGAGCGCACGAGCCCGTTGTGGGTCGTCCGCACCCTGCGCGACGCCTACCCGCCGCTTCTGGCGGCCGGCATCCGCCTGCGCAGGGCGCACGACCTGCTGCTCTGCCACGCGATCCTGCGCGACACGGCGTCCCTGGCCGAGCCGCTGCCCGCTTCTCGGCGCTGGATCCGAGCCGCGTCGGCCGAGCCGCGGCCTCAGGCGCTGTTCGAGGTGGACGCCGGCGCGGCTCCTGATGATGAGATCGACGAGCTGCTCGCGGAGTGGGCGCGTCAGCGCGCCGCGCTCCGGCGCGCGCCGGATGCTCGGCTCGACCTGCTCTGCCGGGCCGAGTCGACCGGCGCGCTGGTCGCCGAGGAGATGACGGCGGCGGGGCTGCCCTGGGACGTCGCCGTGCACGAGGGCATCCTCGAGGGCGCGCTCGGGCCCCGGCCGCTCACCGGAGCGCGCCCCGCGAAGATGGCGCAGCTGGCGGCGCGGGTCGGGGAGCAGCTGGGCGAACGTGACGTGCCGATCGACAGTCCGCCGCGGCTGCTGCGATCGCTGCACAGGGCGGGCATCCTCGTCGAGTCCACGTCGCGGTGGGAGCTCGCCGAGCAGGAGCATCCGGCCGTCGCGCCGCTCCTGGAGTACAAGAAGCTCGCACGGCTGCACACGGCGAACGGCTGGACCTGGCTGCGGGAGTGGGTGCGCGACGGCCGGTTCCGCCCGATCTACCTCACCGGCGGGGTCGTCACCGGGCGCTGGGCGTCCAGCGGCGGGGGAGCGCTGCAGATCCCGCGCAGCCTGCGTCCGGCGGTGCGCGCGGATGCGGGATGGCGATTCGTGCTCGCGGATGTCGCTCAGCTGGAGCCTCGGGTGCTCGCAGCGATGTCGCAGGACCGCGCGATGGCGGATGCCGCTCGCGGCGCCGACCTCTACGAGGGCGTGGTGCGCTCCGGTGCGGTCTCCACGCGATCGGAGGCGAAGTACGCGGTGCTGGGCGCGATGTACGGCGCGACCACAGGCGAGAGCGGTCGTCTGATGCCGCGGCTGCGCAAGGTGTTCCCGCGGGCGATGGGGCTGGTCGATCGTGCGGCCCGCACAGGGGAGGAGGGCGGCGTCGTGTCGACACTGCTCGGCCGCAGCTCACCGCCGCCGGACGGCGCCTGGCGCGACGCGCAGTCCCGTGCGAGCGACCCCGCCGCAGGCGGCGTCGAGGAGCGTCGCGCGCGCAGCAGGGCGAGGGATCGTGGCCGGTTCACGCGCAACTTCGTCGTGCAGGGAACGGCGGCGGAGTGGTCACTGCTGTGGCTGGCCGAGATCCGGCACAGGCTCTCGGCGCTGCCTGCCGCGGTGTCGCCGGCACCGGCATCCGGTCCGGTCTTCGCCGGCGGTGCGCACCTGGCGTTCTTCCTGCACGACGAGGTGATCGTGCACTGTCCTGCGGAGCAGGCGGATGCAGCGGCCGAGGCCGTGCAGGCGGCGGCCGTCGCGGCGACCGCCCGGCTGTTCCCAGGGTTCGACATCGACATCCCGCTCGATCTGCGCATCGCGGACGACGCGGGCAAAGACGCCTAG
- a CDS encoding cupin domain-containing protein, giving the protein MTEGYQVTQVGGLEDWRGHYGGFDENRSRDGRRVVDHELTMQYIGMTANALVPGEQAGYWHSHASVEELYVFLEGRGQMGLDDDVVDVGPGTVVRVGQNVWRTWRALPDSPGELRWLCIRAGGTELPHMPNDGTRAPERPMPW; this is encoded by the coding sequence ATGACTGAGGGATATCAGGTTACGCAGGTCGGCGGCCTCGAAGACTGGCGAGGCCACTACGGCGGGTTCGACGAGAACAGGTCGAGGGACGGGCGCCGCGTCGTCGATCATGAGCTCACCATGCAGTACATCGGCATGACGGCCAACGCGCTGGTGCCGGGGGAGCAGGCCGGGTACTGGCACTCCCACGCCAGCGTGGAGGAGCTCTACGTCTTCCTGGAGGGGCGCGGTCAGATGGGTCTGGACGACGATGTCGTCGATGTCGGGCCCGGCACGGTCGTGCGGGTCGGCCAGAACGTCTGGCGCACCTGGCGCGCGCTGCCGGACAGCCCGGGGGAGCTGCGGTGGCTCTGCATCCGCGCCGGTGGCACCGAGCTGCCGCACATGCCGAACGACGGCACACGCGCTCCTGAGCGCCCGATGCCGTGGTGA
- a CDS encoding ATP-dependent zinc protease family protein encodes MGRSSHSNTLTGWREWIGLPDLGVEWIKAKIDTGARTSSLHAFDVEEFRRDGADWVRFRVNPWQDTSADAVLAECPVHDRREVRSSSGHAETRLVVRLRVRLVDHEVTAEVTLTNRDEMGFRMLIGREALRRGYVVDPARSFLGGRAPKETRRRNRGKD; translated from the coding sequence ATGGGTCGGTCTTCTCATTCAAACACGCTGACCGGGTGGCGTGAATGGATCGGCCTGCCCGACCTCGGAGTCGAGTGGATCAAGGCGAAGATCGACACCGGCGCGCGGACCTCGTCACTGCACGCCTTCGACGTCGAGGAGTTCCGGCGCGACGGTGCGGACTGGGTGCGGTTCCGGGTGAATCCCTGGCAGGACACCTCGGCCGACGCGGTGCTCGCCGAGTGCCCGGTGCACGACCGCCGTGAGGTGCGCAGCTCGTCGGGGCACGCCGAGACGCGTCTGGTCGTCAGACTGCGTGTGCGTCTGGTCGACCACGAGGTCACCGCTGAGGTCACGCTGACCAACCGCGATGAGATGGGCTTCCGCATGCTCATCGGCCGAGAGGCGCTGCGACGCGGGTACGTCGTCGATCCGGCACGGTCCTTCCTCGGCGGACGAGCGCCCAAGGAGACGCGCCGACGCAACCGCGGCAAGGACTGA